One Jannaschia sp. GRR-S6-38 genomic window carries:
- a CDS encoding histidine phosphatase family protein gives MIRSALLAVALAFPALPAVAQSTDSQVDVDIAGVIQQISSNTGEMMMVMPGAAAGKEVTEVLRFEPWQMLDDLFRDDIVFLMRHGPTDWSKRDATNVAPGDCANQRVMTDVGKRQMYELGALMVANELKPGRILVSEWCRNQQTLDAMRDGMAMVDDAALDDVSIETIPDLNLLLSLQGAPNVTGLREIISNWDGGDGQGPMLVISHFTNIQELTEFSVYEGEMLVIDPKRNNRVLGYVRLRSASPDIGHFDESVVQNY, from the coding sequence ATGATCCGTTCCGCCCTCCTTGCCGTCGCACTGGCCTTTCCCGCCCTCCCGGCCGTGGCGCAATCCACCGACTCGCAGGTCGACGTGGATATCGCCGGCGTGATCCAGCAGATCAGCTCGAATACCGGCGAGATGATGATGGTCATGCCCGGCGCCGCCGCCGGAAAGGAAGTGACCGAGGTGCTGCGCTTCGAGCCGTGGCAGATGCTCGACGATCTGTTCCGCGACGATATCGTCTTCCTGATGCGCCACGGACCGACCGATTGGTCGAAGCGCGACGCCACGAATGTCGCCCCCGGCGATTGCGCCAACCAGCGCGTGATGACCGATGTGGGCAAGCGTCAGATGTACGAGCTGGGCGCCCTGATGGTGGCCAACGAGCTCAAGCCCGGCCGGATCCTGGTCAGCGAATGGTGCCGCAACCAGCAGACGCTGGATGCGATGCGCGACGGGATGGCGATGGTCGATGACGCGGCGCTGGACGACGTCTCCATCGAGACCATCCCCGACCTGAACCTGCTTCTGTCCCTGCAGGGGGCTCCCAACGTCACGGGCCTGCGCGAAATCATCTCGAACTGGGATGGCGGCGACGGACAAGGACCGATGCTGGTGATCTCGCATTTCACCAACATCCAGGAACTCACCGAATTCTCGGTGTACGAGGGCGAGATGTTGGTGATCGATCCCAAGCGCAACAACCGGGTCCTGGGCTATGTGCGCCTGCGCTCCGCCTCGCCGGATATCGGGCATTTCGACGAGAGCGTCGTCCAGAACTACTGA
- a CDS encoding PqiC family protein, with product MRLPLALTLLLAACGQTAYFAPPPATSALRVNARADSVVVAEVSIPEYAINQEIPIQQADGSLTTDTDRLWADLPDRALAGSLARHLNQITDAQVAVEPWPLRGFPDIELSIFVEDMIVQVGGNLRFSGTYALGREDGPGSIEPFSVVVPVPGEGYQAIIAAHEAAWLLLAEEIARKL from the coding sequence ATGCGCCTGCCCCTCGCCCTGACCCTGCTGCTGGCCGCGTGCGGACAGACCGCCTACTTCGCGCCGCCGCCCGCCACCTCGGCGTTGCGGGTAAACGCGCGCGCCGACAGCGTCGTGGTGGCCGAGGTCTCGATCCCCGAATACGCGATCAACCAGGAGATCCCGATCCAGCAGGCCGACGGCTCGCTGACCACGGATACCGACCGACTCTGGGCCGATCTGCCCGATCGCGCGCTTGCGGGCAGTCTGGCGCGCCACCTCAACCAGATCACCGACGCGCAGGTCGCAGTCGAGCCCTGGCCGCTGCGCGGATTTCCCGATATCGAGCTGTCGATCTTCGTCGAGGACATGATCGTGCAGGTGGGCGGCAATCTGCGCTTCTCCGGGACCTATGCGCTGGGCCGGGAGGACGGGCCGGGCAGCATCGAACCCTTCTCGGTGGTGGTTCCGGTGCCGGGCGAAGGCTACCAGGCGATCATCGCGGCCCACGAGGCGGCCTGGCTGCTTCTGGCCGAGGAAATCGCGCGAAAATTATAA
- a CDS encoding MlaD family protein → MISAVWLVPIVAVLIALAIAYQSWSNRGVLIAIAFPDASGVEVGQTGLRYREVTVGLVEDVGFSADLTNVNVYVRVNKDIAPFLDESASFWIVQPEVTSRGVEGLNTILSGTYIEGTWDSQIGEARTAFVGDERAPIVPPGEEGTAIVLRAKDSSRLGPGAPILYRGIEVGEVAAPRLSPDGSEVRVDAFVRAPYDRQLSTSTRFWDASGVSATLGTGGVELRIGSIASIIEGGLNFDTLISGGRPIGTGHIYNIFADEDAARASIYEDPDTRSVAIAALFPSAVSGLTEGAPVRFRGLRVGAVSQISGFIRSDDADQQVQLLAVLQLQPGRMGLADDFNDIQALDFIGELVGDGLRAQLASTSIFGGDLVVELVNVPEAEPARLQIGITDNPLIPTVEAETGSLTATAESVLGRINDLPIEELLVSATDLLENLNRIAGSEETRALPGEVLALVEDGQGLVRDGRNLISSPQVASVLADIESVADDLRDVVDRVSVDGGTLDQITETLGAASEAAANIARGTADLDRLAGTAQSVAENVAALTASEDTQALPGLARETLQEGRDLLAAPELDALLTDLAAVSTDIRAITTQLAAEEAGRRLTEALDAAAAAATSLADGTANLPELSQSAERVLAQAETLGTSLTELSEKANALALDELVNATTDLMQTADAFLSSDEADDVPVVLVDTLEELRRTIETIRTGGTLDNLNTTLRSAAGAADSIRETSQDLPALVAELRRLTGNASDVLRTYGSDSRINTELFAALRAATRAAEDVSSLSRTIERNPNSLLLGR, encoded by the coding sequence GTGATCTCGGCCGTCTGGCTGGTGCCGATCGTCGCGGTGCTGATCGCGCTCGCCATCGCCTATCAGAGCTGGTCGAACCGCGGCGTGCTGATCGCCATCGCCTTCCCGGACGCCTCGGGCGTCGAGGTGGGCCAGACCGGGCTGCGCTACCGCGAGGTGACGGTGGGCCTGGTCGAGGATGTGGGCTTCTCGGCGGACCTGACGAACGTCAATGTCTACGTGCGCGTCAACAAGGACATCGCCCCCTTCCTCGACGAGAGCGCGAGCTTCTGGATCGTCCAACCCGAGGTCACCAGCCGTGGCGTCGAGGGGCTGAACACGATCCTCTCGGGCACCTATATCGAGGGGACCTGGGACAGCCAGATCGGCGAGGCCCGGACCGCCTTCGTGGGCGACGAGCGCGCGCCCATCGTGCCGCCGGGCGAGGAAGGCACCGCCATCGTGCTGCGCGCCAAGGACAGCTCGCGCCTCGGGCCCGGCGCGCCGATCCTCTATCGCGGGATCGAGGTGGGCGAGGTCGCCGCCCCGCGCCTGTCGCCTGACGGCAGCGAGGTGCGTGTCGATGCCTTCGTGCGCGCGCCCTACGACCGGCAATTGTCCACCTCGACGCGGTTCTGGGACGCCTCGGGCGTCTCGGCCACGCTGGGGACCGGCGGGGTGGAGCTCCGGATCGGCTCGATCGCGTCGATCATCGAGGGCGGCCTGAATTTCGACACGCTGATCTCGGGCGGCCGGCCCATCGGCACCGGGCATATCTACAACATCTTCGCCGACGAGGACGCCGCGCGCGCCTCGATCTACGAGGATCCGGACACCCGCTCCGTCGCCATCGCGGCGCTGTTCCCCTCGGCCGTCTCGGGCCTGACGGAGGGCGCGCCCGTGCGCTTCCGGGGCCTGCGCGTGGGCGCGGTCAGCCAGATCAGCGGCTTCATCCGGTCCGACGACGCGGACCAGCAGGTGCAGCTTCTGGCCGTGCTCCAGTTGCAGCCGGGGCGCATGGGTCTGGCGGATGATTTCAACGATATCCAGGCGCTCGACTTCATCGGCGAGCTCGTCGGGGACGGACTGCGCGCGCAGCTCGCATCGACCTCGATCTTCGGCGGAGACCTCGTGGTCGAGTTGGTCAACGTGCCCGAGGCCGAGCCCGCCCGCCTGCAGATCGGCATCACCGACAACCCTCTGATCCCGACGGTCGAGGCCGAGACCGGCAGCCTGACCGCCACCGCCGAGAGCGTGCTGGGCCGCATCAACGACCTTCCCATCGAGGAGCTTCTGGTCTCGGCAACGGACCTTCTGGAGAATCTCAATCGCATCGCCGGCTCCGAGGAGACACGGGCCCTGCCGGGCGAGGTGCTGGCGCTGGTCGAGGATGGGCAGGGGCTGGTGCGCGACGGGCGCAACCTGATCAGCTCGCCGCAGGTCGCCTCGGTGCTGGCCGATATCGAGAGCGTGGCGGACGATCTGCGCGACGTCGTGGACCGGGTTTCGGTCGATGGCGGGACGCTCGACCAGATCACCGAGACGCTGGGCGCCGCCTCGGAGGCCGCGGCCAATATCGCGCGCGGCACGGCCGATCTGGACCGCCTCGCGGGGACCGCGCAGAGCGTGGCCGAGAACGTCGCCGCGCTGACCGCGTCCGAAGATACGCAGGCGCTGCCGGGCCTCGCGCGCGAGACGTTGCAGGAAGGCCGCGACTTGCTGGCCGCGCCCGAGCTCGACGCGCTCCTGACCGATCTGGCCGCGGTATCGACCGACATCCGGGCGATCACCACCCAGTTGGCCGCCGAGGAGGCGGGCCGGCGTCTGACCGAGGCGCTGGACGCCGCCGCCGCCGCCGCGACAAGCCTCGCCGACGGCACCGCCAACCTGCCCGAGCTGTCGCAGAGCGCCGAGCGCGTGCTGGCGCAGGCCGAGACGCTGGGCACGAGCCTGACCGAGCTCTCCGAGAAGGCCAACGCCCTGGCGCTGGACGAGCTGGTGAACGCCACGACGGACCTGATGCAGACCGCCGACGCCTTCCTGTCCTCCGACGAGGCCGACGACGTGCCGGTCGTGCTGGTCGACACGCTGGAGGAGTTGCGCCGAACCATCGAGACGATCCGCACGGGCGGGACGCTCGACAATCTCAACACCACGCTGCGCTCCGCCGCAGGCGCCGCCGACAGCATTCGCGAGACGTCGCAGGACCTGCCCGCGCTGGTGGCCGAGCTGCGCCGCCTGACCGGCAATGCCAGCGACGTGCTGCGGACCTACGGCTCCGACAGCCGCATTAACACGGAGCTCTTCGCCGCGCTGCGCGCCGCGACCCGCGCCGCCGAGGATGTCAGCTCGCTGTCGCGGACGATCGAACGCAATCCCAATTCCCTGCTTCTCGGACGGTGA
- a CDS encoding paraquat-inducible protein A, with product MVGAGSGTEKLKAWTARDAGLVGCRHCTRVSPIGTETCPRCGGGLTSRDPTSLQRVWAWAVVGLLFYIPANLYPMLITSTLGRPQEATIVGGVIELAQYGAWGVAAIVFFASVMIPVGKFIAIGYLAWIVRKPHGHSPKQLLHLFEVVEWIGRWSMIDVFVVAILVALVQFDLLATINPGIAAVCFALSVVFTMLSALSFDSRALWDQIETLADE from the coding sequence ATGGTCGGCGCTGGATCGGGCACGGAAAAGCTGAAAGCCTGGACGGCGCGCGACGCGGGGCTCGTGGGCTGCCGCCACTGCACCCGTGTCTCGCCCATCGGGACCGAGACCTGCCCGCGCTGCGGCGGCGGCCTGACCAGCCGGGACCCGACCAGCCTGCAGCGGGTCTGGGCCTGGGCCGTGGTCGGGCTGCTCTTCTACATCCCGGCCAATCTCTACCCGATGCTGATCACCTCGACGCTGGGCCGTCCGCAGGAGGCGACGATCGTGGGCGGCGTGATCGAGCTGGCGCAATACGGCGCCTGGGGCGTGGCGGCGATCGTTTTTTTCGCCTCGGTGATGATCCCCGTGGGCAAGTTCATCGCCATCGGCTATCTCGCCTGGATCGTCCGCAAGCCGCACGGGCATTCGCCGAAGCAGCTTCTGCATCTCTTCGAAGTGGTGGAATGGATCGGCCGCTGGTCGATGATCGACGTCTTCGTCGTCGCGATCCTCGTCGCGCTGGTGCAATTCGATCTGCTGGCGACTATCAATCCGGGAATCGCCGCGGTCTGCTTCGCCTTATCCGTCGTTTTCACAATGCTTTCCGCGCTCAGCTTCGACAGCCGGGCGCTCTGGGACCAGATCGAGACCCTTGCCGATGAGTGA
- a CDS encoding paraquat-inducible protein A, whose protein sequence is MAAAPAADTRLDELVCCPVCDALHELGEVPADTRMRCVRCGTVIAVDRPEAIRRIVVLAATALVLMTIVVFYPFLELRTGMFVSRASVFDTVMSFAQGIMAPLSIAVAIFVIVLPVARLGLLIWALGPLSVEREPWPGAAFALRWAETLKPWAMAEIFMVGVAVALVKLADLATLSMGPAFWSFTAIVVITAIKDTQMSKHSIWSALDRARKS, encoded by the coding sequence ATGGCCGCGGCCCCCGCCGCCGACACCCGGCTGGACGAGCTGGTCTGCTGCCCGGTCTGCGACGCCCTGCACGAGCTGGGCGAGGTCCCCGCGGACACGCGGATGCGCTGCGTGCGCTGCGGCACGGTCATCGCCGTGGACCGGCCCGAGGCGATCCGGCGCATCGTCGTGCTGGCGGCGACGGCGTTGGTGCTGATGACGATCGTGGTCTTCTACCCGTTCCTGGAGTTGCGGACCGGCATGTTCGTCAGCCGCGCCTCGGTCTTCGACACGGTGATGAGCTTCGCGCAGGGCATCATGGCGCCGCTGTCGATCGCCGTGGCGATCTTCGTCATCGTCCTGCCCGTCGCGCGCCTCGGCCTGCTGATTTGGGCGTTGGGCCCTCTGTCGGTCGAACGCGAGCCCTGGCCGGGTGCGGCCTTCGCGCTGCGATGGGCCGAGACCCTGAAGCCTTGGGCGATGGCCGAGATTTTCATGGTCGGCGTCGCGGTCGCGCTGGTAAAGCTGGCCGATCTCGCGACCCTTTCGATGGGACCGGCGTTCTGGTCATTCACCGCCATCGTGGTCATCACCGCGATCAAAGACACTCAGATGAGCAAGCATTCGATATGGTCGGCGCTGGATCGGGCACGGAAAAGCTGA
- a CDS encoding translocation/assembly module TamB domain-containing protein gives MTRRLLPLAFVALTVPALAQDSDAERDRGFLTGLIEDNLSAPGLSVRIDGFEGALSSRASLDRLAVSDDEGTWLVLEDVVLEWNRSALLRGRLEVEELSAGLISVARAPLPPQGVEALPDAGASGFSLPDLPVSVDIQQLRADRIELGAPLLGEAVALTLDAGARLADGSGELRLDAERLDGQRGSYDITASYAADTQDLSLDLTVSEGQGGLVATLASLPGQPAIDLRVEGAGPLDDFEARIALASDGAERLGGTVTLTGIEEGRRFAVDLGGDVTTLFAPRYQPFFGPDVQLAAEGVQRTDGVLALQRLAIDTAALTVDGEAELGADGWPTFLDLAVVVQSADGTPVLLPSAANSQLGEARLTLDHDASVSDNWTLDLTARDYRQPDIQIGAVELTADGILSRSDGTVERATAQVAAALQGLGFADPALADAVGPRATLDTDVEWNAGQPVRISDLSLEGAAYALAGLVEIGAPAAPEDATAPEAEDGPGTGLPIRLDLALDHDRLAAFAALAGLDLSGTARAELRGTLDPLAGTFDLDLGAVTEALGLGIAQADALLTGQTTLSIATRRTVDGTFVDALRLSNDQLTASGAAALLAEEAAPRLQGQVSRANFEARIADGTLIDPRLDGATELAANVTQDDAGAWQGTVDAVAPEGVTVAASGTLTGETPAVDFAANVPDLSAFAEGVPGALALTGTASARNGTWTLDAQAAGPWDLTASVSGPVTGPTPEIALEARLPELSAPVPALADFEALQGAVELSGTLGQIGGVWSLDANAAAPAGITLRVRGPLTGDAAPNIEFAGTVPEVSDLVPAVEGRLDIEGALFRDGEDFAARLRASGPYDAVVTANTILTAQPLAVDFTADIPSLQPLAPVPGGLSVEGRAVQTPSGFRIDLDGTGPYAATLDVGVDLVDGVPSITATGQIPDSAALAPQLRGPLDYAAEATQTEAGWRVDAAVEGAQGLSAQVEGLATGPGMDLAFRIGAANVAPFAPGLSGPLDASGRLFMQDETLAIDLDAGGPLGATLTVDGTLAGGGAQARFDLRVPDIAPLVPDISGPLNVAGTVEQQGEAYVLDVALTGPAGTQASIGGSARTDGTLDLDVTGSAPLGLANAVLEPRRLAGTARFDIAVDGPPGLEAVSGTITTSGATLSLPTLRNSLEGIDATITLGNGRAVIEAAAGLGTGGRITVSGPVQLSAPFDAALGVQFDVTLVDPSLYSAEVSGNVSVDGPLTGGALIAGTINIDGAEIAVPSSGLTAVGDLPPIEHLGATRPVQRTLARAGQDAASRREAAAAAAAPSGPPFRLDLTVNAPGRIFVRGRGLDAELGGRLTLTGTADNPVTAGGFELVRGRLDILQQRFDLDEGRITFQGSLVPFIRLVAVTDTDAITASIVIEGPADDIQVRFESTPDVPQEEILAQIFFGRDLSQLSPLQALQLANSVAVLAGRGQGGLLDRLRGTAGLDDLDITTSDDGSVAVRAGKYLSDNIYTDVQVGQNGDAEVSLNLDLSPSLTVRGSAGATGDTSVGIFFERDY, from the coding sequence ATGACCAGACGCCTCCTCCCCCTCGCCTTCGTCGCCCTCACCGTCCCCGCGCTCGCGCAGGATAGCGACGCGGAGCGCGACCGCGGCTTCCTGACCGGGCTGATCGAGGACAACCTCTCCGCGCCCGGCCTGTCGGTGCGCATCGACGGGTTCGAGGGCGCGCTGTCGTCGCGCGCCTCGCTGGACCGGCTGGCCGTCTCCGATGACGAGGGCACCTGGCTCGTGCTCGAGGACGTGGTGCTGGAATGGAATCGTTCCGCGCTGCTGCGCGGGCGGCTGGAGGTCGAGGAGCTGTCGGCCGGGCTGATCTCGGTCGCGCGCGCGCCGCTGCCGCCCCAGGGGGTCGAGGCGCTGCCGGATGCGGGCGCCTCGGGCTTCTCGCTGCCCGACCTGCCGGTGTCGGTCGACATCCAGCAATTGCGCGCCGACCGGATCGAACTGGGTGCCCCGCTCCTGGGCGAGGCGGTGGCGCTGACGCTGGATGCGGGCGCCCGGCTCGCCGACGGCTCGGGCGAGCTTCGCCTCGATGCCGAGCGGCTCGACGGCCAGCGCGGCAGCTACGACATCACGGCCAGCTACGCCGCCGACACGCAGGACCTCTCGCTCGATCTCACCGTGTCCGAGGGCCAGGGCGGGCTGGTCGCGACGCTGGCCTCCCTGCCCGGCCAGCCGGCGATCGACCTGAGGGTCGAAGGCGCCGGCCCGCTCGACGATTTCGAGGCGCGCATCGCGCTGGCCTCGGACGGGGCCGAGCGGCTGGGCGGCACGGTCACGCTGACCGGCATCGAGGAGGGCCGCCGCTTCGCCGTCGATCTGGGCGGCGACGTCACGACCCTGTTCGCGCCACGCTACCAGCCCTTCTTCGGCCCCGATGTGCAGCTCGCGGCCGAGGGCGTGCAGCGCACCGACGGCGTGCTGGCGCTGCAGCGCCTCGCCATCGACACCGCGGCGCTGACCGTGGATGGCGAGGCCGAGCTCGGCGCCGATGGCTGGCCCACCTTCCTGGACCTCGCGGTGGTGGTGCAATCGGCCGACGGCACGCCGGTCTTGCTGCCCAGCGCCGCGAATAGCCAGCTGGGCGAGGCCCGGCTGACACTCGACCACGACGCGTCGGTGTCCGACAACTGGACCTTGGACCTCACCGCCCGCGACTACCGCCAGCCCGATATCCAGATCGGCGCGGTCGAGCTGACGGCCGACGGCATCCTCAGCCGCAGCGACGGCACGGTCGAGCGGGCCACGGCGCAGGTCGCCGCCGCGCTTCAGGGGCTCGGCTTCGCGGATCCCGCGCTGGCCGATGCGGTGGGTCCGCGCGCGACGCTCGACACGGATGTGGAATGGAACGCGGGCCAGCCGGTCCGGATCAGCGACCTCTCGCTTGAGGGCGCGGCCTATGCACTGGCGGGCCTCGTGGAGATCGGTGCGCCCGCGGCCCCGGAGGATGCGACCGCGCCCGAGGCCGAGGACGGGCCCGGAACCGGGCTGCCGATCCGGCTCGACCTCGCGCTCGATCACGACCGTTTGGCGGCGTTCGCCGCGCTGGCGGGGCTCGACCTGTCGGGCACCGCGCGGGCCGAATTGCGAGGCACGCTCGACCCGTTGGCCGGCACGTTCGACCTCGACCTCGGGGCGGTGACGGAGGCGCTGGGCCTCGGCATCGCGCAGGCCGACGCGCTGCTGACCGGGCAGACGACCCTCTCCATCGCGACCCGCCGCACGGTCGACGGCACCTTCGTCGACGCGCTGCGGCTGTCGAACGACCAGCTGACCGCCTCGGGCGCCGCCGCGCTGCTGGCCGAGGAGGCCGCGCCGCGCCTGCAGGGCCAGGTCAGCCGCGCGAATTTCGAGGCGCGCATCGCCGACGGCACGCTGATCGACCCGCGGCTCGACGGCGCCACCGAGCTGGCGGCGAACGTGACGCAGGACGATGCGGGTGCGTGGCAGGGCACGGTCGATGCGGTCGCCCCCGAGGGCGTCACCGTCGCGGCCAGCGGGACGCTGACCGGCGAGACCCCCGCCGTCGATTTCGCCGCAAACGTTCCCGATCTGTCGGCCTTCGCCGAGGGCGTTCCGGGCGCCTTGGCGCTGACCGGAACCGCGTCCGCCCGGAACGGGACCTGGACGCTCGACGCGCAAGCGGCGGGGCCATGGGACCTGACGGCCTCGGTCTCGGGGCCCGTGACCGGCCCCACGCCCGAGATCGCCTTAGAGGCGCGGCTGCCCGAGCTGTCCGCGCCGGTGCCGGCCCTGGCCGACTTCGAGGCGCTGCAGGGCGCGGTCGAGCTGTCGGGCACGCTGGGCCAGATCGGCGGCGTCTGGTCGCTGGATGCAAATGCCGCGGCGCCCGCCGGCATCACGTTGCGCGTGCGCGGCCCGCTGACCGGCGACGCGGCCCCGAATATCGAGTTCGCGGGCACCGTCCCCGAGGTCTCGGACCTCGTCCCGGCGGTCGAGGGCCGTCTGGATATCGAGGGCGCGCTGTTTCGCGACGGCGAGGATTTCGCCGCCCGCCTGCGCGCCTCGGGGCCCTATGACGCGGTGGTGACCGCGAACACGATCCTGACCGCACAGCCCCTGGCAGTGGATTTCACCGCCGATATCCCGAGCCTGCAACCGCTGGCCCCGGTGCCCGGCGGCCTGTCGGTCGAGGGCCGCGCCGTGCAGACACCGTCGGGCTTCCGGATCGACCTGGACGGGACCGGGCCCTATGCCGCGACGCTGGACGTGGGCGTCGACCTCGTGGACGGGGTGCCGTCGATCACCGCGACGGGTCAGATCCCCGACAGCGCGGCGCTGGCCCCGCAATTGCGCGGCCCGCTCGACTACGCGGCCGAAGCCACGCAGACCGAGGCCGGCTGGCGCGTCGATGCCGCGGTCGAGGGCGCGCAGGGTCTGTCGGCGCAGGTCGAGGGCCTGGCCACCGGTCCGGGCATGGATCTGGCCTTCCGCATCGGGGCGGCGAATGTCGCGCCCTTCGCGCCGGGCCTGTCGGGACCGCTCGACGCGTCCGGGCGCCTCTTCATGCAGGACGAGACCCTCGCCATCGACCTCGACGCGGGCGGCCCGCTGGGCGCGACCCTGACCGTGGACGGCACGCTGGCGGGCGGCGGCGCGCAGGCGCGGTTCGACCTGCGCGTGCCCGATATCGCGCCGCTCGTGCCCGACATCTCCGGCCCGCTCAACGTCGCGGGGACGGTGGAGCAGCAGGGCGAGGCCTATGTGCTGGACGTCGCGCTGACCGGCCCGGCGGGCACGCAGGCCAGCATCGGCGGCTCGGCACGCACGGATGGCACGCTCGACCTCGATGTCACCGGCTCCGCGCCGCTGGGCCTGGCGAATGCCGTGCTGGAGCCGCGCCGCCTGGCCGGGACGGCCCGGTTCGACATCGCCGTGGACGGGCCGCCGGGGCTGGAGGCCGTGAGCGGCACGATCACCACCTCGGGCGCGACGCTCTCGCTGCCCACGCTGCGCAACTCGCTGGAGGGGATCGACGCGACGATCACGCTGGGGAATGGCCGCGCGGTGATCGAGGCGGCGGCCGGGCTGGGCACCGGCGGGCGGATCACGGTGAGCGGACCGGTCCAGCTTTCGGCGCCCTTCGACGCGGCGCTGGGCGTGCAGTTCGACGTGACGCTGGTCGATCCCAGCCTCTATTCGGCGGAGGTCTCGGGCAATGTCTCGGTCGACGGGCCGCTGACCGGCGGCGCGCTGATCGCGGGCACGATCAATATCGACGGGGCCGAGATCGCGGTCCCCTCCTCCGGGCTGACGGCGGTGGGCGACCTGCCCCCGATCGAGCATCTGGGCGCGACCCGCCCGGTGCAGCGCACGCTGGCGCGGGCGGGGCAGGACGCCGCCTCGCGCCGCGAGGCCGCCGCCGCCGCGGCCGCGCCCTCGGGCCCGCCCTTCCGACTGGATCTGACGGTGAACGCGCCGGGCCGGATCTTCGTACGCGGCCGCGGGCTCGATGCGGAGCTGGGCGGGCGGCTGACGCTGACGGGCACCGCCGACAACCCGGTGACCGCCGGCGGGTTCGAGCTGGTGCGCGGCCGGCTCGACATCCTGCAGCAGCGCTTCGATCTCGACGAGGGGCGCATCACCTTCCAGGGCAGCCTCGTGCCCTTCATCCGCCTCGTCGCGGTGACCGACACCGACGCGATCACCGCCTCGATCGTCATCGAGGGTCCCGCCGACGACATCCAGGTGCGCTTCGAGTCGACCCCGGACGTGCCGCAGGAGGAAATTCTCGCCCAGATCTTCTTCGGCCGCGACCTGAGCCAGCTCTCGCCCCTCCAGGCGCTGCAACTGGCGAATTCGGTGGCCGTCCTGGCCGGACGCGGACAGGGCGGTCTGCTCGACCGGCTGCGCGGTACCGCCGGGCTGGACGATCTGGACATCACCACAAGCGACGACGGCAGCGTCGCGGTCCGGGCGGGCAAGTACCTCTCCGACAACATCTATACCGACGTGCAGGTCGGGCAGAATGGCGATGCCGAGGTGTCGCTGAACCTCGACCTGTCGCCCAGCCTGACGGTGCGCGGCTCGGCCGGAGCGACAGGGGACACCTCGGTCGGGATCTTCTTCGAGAGGGATTACTGA